A part of Tardiphaga sp. vice304 genomic DNA contains:
- a CDS encoding DUF2076 domain-containing protein, translating into MTPQERQLVDDLFDRLAKVEAAPREPDAQAVIADGQRRAPNAIYALVQTVLLQDEALKRAHDRITELEAHGAPEQAPPGGFLDSMRDALFGQGNQGQNQPRGSVPSVRPGDGGRPAWNTGQVMGQPQQGGYGQPGGGQQGGYGQQGQFGQPPMGQQAPQPGRGGSFLGTAAAAAAGMVGGSLLMNSLGGMFGGGNKHGFGDSANASESKSPWSSDSSGGDLARDAGVNDIGNSSGQRSGNYDQAQADIDQDQDQDQDAMDLDSDGYDDDNFA; encoded by the coding sequence ATGACACCGCAAGAACGCCAGCTCGTCGACGATCTGTTCGACCGGCTCGCCAAGGTCGAAGCCGCCCCGCGCGAGCCCGACGCGCAGGCCGTGATCGCCGATGGCCAGCGCCGCGCGCCCAACGCGATCTATGCGCTGGTGCAGACCGTGCTGCTGCAGGACGAGGCGCTGAAGCGCGCCCACGACCGTATCACCGAGCTGGAAGCCCATGGCGCGCCCGAACAGGCACCGCCCGGCGGCTTCCTGGATTCGATGCGCGACGCGCTGTTCGGCCAGGGCAATCAGGGCCAGAACCAGCCGCGCGGCTCGGTGCCCAGCGTACGTCCCGGCGATGGCGGCCGGCCGGCGTGGAATACCGGACAGGTGATGGGCCAGCCGCAACAGGGCGGCTACGGCCAGCCGGGTGGCGGACAGCAGGGTGGTTACGGACAGCAGGGCCAGTTCGGCCAGCCGCCGATGGGGCAGCAGGCGCCCCAGCCCGGCCGCGGTGGCTCGTTCCTCGGCACCGCCGCGGCCGCCGCCGCCGGCATGGTCGGCGGTTCGCTGCTGATGAACAGTCTCGGCGGAATGTTTGGCGGCGGCAACAAGCACGGCTTCGGCGACAGCGCCAATGCCAGCGAGAGCAAGAGCCCGTGGAGCTCTGATAGTTCGGGCGGCGATCTCGCCAGGGACGCCGGCGTCAATGACATCGGCAATTCGTCCGGCCAGCGGTCCGGCAATTACGACCAGGCGCAGGCCGATATCGACCAGGATCAGGACCAGGACCAGGACGCCATGGACCTCGACTCCGACGGCTACGACGACGACAACTTCGCCTGA
- a CDS encoding ChbG/HpnK family deacetylase: MTTAAPRRIWLCADDYGISPGVNQGIRELIDRGRLNATSVMVVGPAIGRDEIAMLQDAVAKNPNCAIGLHATLTAPFHPVTMHYKPLRGEQFLPLAHKLRGSLLRRFDPEMIRAEIAAQIATFTTLFGRPPAYVDGHQHVQVFPQVREAFLAAVKHGAPGAWVRQSGRVHRLSQRLDQPKALLLDTLSAGFRKRATGAGVAYNPGFAGAYDFAGASDFGALMTGFLHGLPDGGLVMCHPGHVDDLLISLDPFTDQRARELAYLGSDDFARLLDISQVTLSRAT, translated from the coding sequence ATGACGACCGCCGCGCCGCGCCGGATCTGGCTGTGCGCCGACGATTACGGCATCAGCCCCGGCGTCAACCAGGGCATTCGCGAGCTGATCGACAGGGGCCGCCTCAACGCCACCTCGGTGATGGTGGTGGGTCCCGCGATCGGCCGCGACGAGATCGCGATGCTGCAGGACGCGGTCGCCAAGAACCCGAATTGCGCGATCGGCCTGCATGCTACGCTGACGGCGCCGTTTCATCCGGTGACGATGCATTACAAGCCGTTGCGCGGCGAGCAATTCCTGCCGCTGGCGCACAAGCTGCGCGGCAGCCTGCTGCGGCGGTTCGATCCGGAAATGATCCGCGCCGAAATTGCCGCACAGATCGCGACCTTCACCACGCTGTTCGGACGGCCGCCGGCCTATGTCGACGGCCACCAGCATGTGCAGGTTTTTCCGCAGGTCCGAGAGGCGTTCCTTGCGGCGGTGAAGCATGGCGCCCCGGGCGCCTGGGTGCGGCAGTCCGGACGGGTGCACAGGCTTTCGCAACGGCTGGATCAGCCCAAGGCGCTGCTGCTCGACACGCTCAGCGCCGGATTCCGCAAGCGCGCGACGGGAGCAGGCGTCGCCTACAATCCCGGTTTTGCCGGCGCCTATGATTTTGCTGGTGCATCGGACTTCGGCGCGCTGATGACCGGCTTCCTGCACGGCCTGCCCGATGGCGGGCTCGTCATGTGCCACCCCGGCCATGTCGATGATCTGCTCATCAGCCTCGATCCCTTCACCGACCAGCGCGCCCGCGAACTGGCCTATCTCGGCAGCGACGATTTCGCGCGGCTGCTCGACATAAGCCAGGTAACGCTTTCACGGGCGACCTGA
- the groL gene encoding chaperonin GroEL (60 kDa chaperone family; promotes refolding of misfolded polypeptides especially under stressful conditions; forms two stacked rings of heptamers to form a barrel-shaped 14mer; ends can be capped by GroES; misfolded proteins enter the barrel where they are refolded when GroES binds) — MAAKDVKFSGDARDRMLRGVDILANAVKVTLGPKGRNVVIEKSFGAPRITKDGVTVAKEIELEDKFENMGAQMLREVASKTNDTAGDGTTTATVLAQAIVREGAKSVAAGMNPMDLKRGIDIAVAAVIKDITKRAKPVASTAEVAQVGTISANGDAAIGKMIAQAMQKVGNEGVITVEENKSLETEVDIVEGMKFDRGYLSPYFVTNPEKMTAELEDVYVLLYEKKVTGLQTMLPVLEAVVQSGKPLLIIAEDVEGEALATLVVNRLRGGLKVAAVKAPGFGDRRKAMLEDLAILTGGQLISEELGMKLESTTLAMLGRAKKVVIDKENTTIVGGAGKKPAIESRVNQIKAQIEETTSDYDREKLQERLAKLAGGVAVIRVGGATEIEVKEKKDRVDDALNATRAAVQEGIVPGGGVALLRAKKAVGRLTSENSDVQAGINIVLKALEAPIRQIAENAGVEGSIVVGRIMENKSETFGFDAQTEEYVDMVAKGIIDPAKVVRTALQDAASVAGLLVTTEAMVAELPREAAPAMPGGGGGMGGMGGMGGMGGMGF; from the coding sequence ATGGCCGCCAAGGACGTTAAATTTTCCGGAGACGCGCGCGATCGCATGCTGCGCGGCGTCGACATTCTCGCCAATGCCGTCAAGGTCACGCTCGGTCCCAAGGGCCGCAATGTCGTGATCGAAAAGAGCTTCGGCGCGCCCCGCATCACCAAGGACGGCGTCACCGTCGCCAAGGAAATCGAGCTTGAGGACAAGTTCGAGAACATGGGCGCGCAGATGCTGCGCGAGGTCGCTTCCAAGACCAACGACACCGCCGGCGACGGCACCACCACCGCCACCGTGCTGGCCCAGGCCATCGTGCGTGAGGGCGCCAAGTCGGTCGCTGCCGGCATGAACCCGATGGACCTCAAGCGCGGCATCGACATCGCGGTCGCCGCCGTGATCAAGGACATCACCAAGCGCGCCAAGCCGGTCGCCTCGACCGCCGAAGTCGCCCAGGTCGGCACCATCTCCGCCAATGGCGACGCCGCGATCGGCAAGATGATCGCCCAGGCGATGCAGAAGGTTGGCAATGAAGGCGTTATCACCGTCGAAGAGAACAAGTCGCTCGAGACCGAAGTCGACATCGTCGAAGGCATGAAGTTCGACCGCGGCTATCTGTCGCCCTACTTCGTGACCAACCCCGAGAAGATGACCGCCGAGCTCGAGGACGTCTACGTCCTGTTGTACGAGAAGAAGGTGACGGGCCTGCAAACCATGCTGCCGGTGCTCGAGGCCGTGGTGCAGTCGGGCAAGCCGCTCCTGATCATCGCCGAGGACGTCGAAGGCGAGGCGCTGGCCACGCTGGTCGTTAACCGCCTGCGCGGCGGCCTCAAGGTTGCCGCCGTCAAGGCGCCGGGCTTCGGCGATCGCCGCAAGGCGATGCTGGAAGATCTGGCGATACTGACCGGCGGGCAATTGATCTCGGAAGAGCTCGGCATGAAGCTGGAAAGCACCACGCTGGCCATGCTCGGCCGCGCCAAGAAGGTGGTGATCGACAAGGAAAACACCACCATCGTGGGCGGCGCCGGCAAGAAGCCCGCGATCGAATCCCGGGTCAACCAGATAAAGGCGCAGATCGAGGAAACCACCTCGGACTACGACCGCGAGAAGCTGCAGGAGCGGCTCGCCAAGCTCGCCGGCGGCGTCGCGGTGATCCGCGTCGGTGGCGCCACCGAGATCGAAGTGAAAGAGAAGAAGGACCGCGTCGATGACGCGCTCAACGCGACGCGGGCGGCCGTGCAGGAAGGCATCGTGCCGGGCGGCGGCGTGGCGCTGCTGCGCGCCAAGAAGGCGGTGGGCCGTCTCACCAGCGAGAACTCCGACGTCCAGGCCGGCATCAACATCGTGCTGAAGGCGCTGGAAGCCCCGATCCGCCAGATCGCCGAGAATGCCGGCGTGGAAGGCTCGATCGTGGTCGGCAGGATCATGGAGAACAAGTCCGAGACGTTCGGCTTCGACGCCCAGACCGAAGAATATGTCGACATGGTCGCCAAGGGCATCATCGATCCCGCCAAGGTGGTTCGCACCGCCCTACAGGACGCGGCCTCCGTGGCCGGCCTGCTGGTGACGACCGAAGCCATGGTCGCCGAACTGCCGCGCGAAGCAGCCCCGGCGATGCCCGGCGGCGGCGGCGGCATGGGGGGCATGGGCGGAATGGGAGGCATGGGAGGCATGGGCTTCTGA
- a CDS encoding L,D-transpeptidase, which translates to MLKTWSLAFLASASFAGAGSHPAAAFDSADYVTAPRVYYADQPARPVQRTAYAERPRMGGGFIEFLFSDSAQGQPYPPPPAYEPRRGMLPVDPQQAMRQPDDTIDAARPAMDPKFEPQMVEYSGRESAGTIVVDTPSKFLFLVQGDGRAMRYGIGVGKPGFTWAGVKTITAKKEWPAWTPPPEMLLRRPDLPRHMAGGPDNPLGARAMYLGTSLYRIHGSNEPWTIGTNVSSGCIRMRNEDVIDLYGRVSVGAKVVVI; encoded by the coding sequence ATGTTGAAAACCTGGTCTCTCGCCTTTCTCGCCAGCGCGTCCTTCGCGGGCGCCGGAAGTCATCCCGCCGCGGCGTTCGATTCCGCGGACTACGTTACCGCACCGCGCGTCTACTACGCCGACCAGCCTGCGCGACCGGTGCAACGCACGGCCTATGCCGAGCGTCCGCGCATGGGCGGCGGCTTCATCGAATTCCTGTTCAGTGACAGCGCGCAGGGCCAGCCGTACCCGCCGCCGCCGGCCTATGAGCCGCGCCGCGGCATGCTGCCGGTGGATCCGCAACAAGCCATGCGGCAACCCGACGACACTATCGATGCCGCGCGGCCGGCGATGGATCCGAAATTCGAGCCGCAGATGGTCGAGTATTCCGGCCGGGAAAGCGCGGGCACGATCGTTGTCGACACGCCCAGCAAATTCCTGTTCCTGGTGCAGGGCGATGGCCGGGCGATGCGCTACGGTATAGGCGTCGGCAAGCCGGGCTTCACCTGGGCCGGCGTGAAGACGATCACGGCGAAAAAGGAATGGCCGGCCTGGACGCCGCCGCCGGAAATGCTGCTGCGCCGTCCCGATCTGCCGCGCCACATGGCGGGCGGACCGGACAATCCGCTGGGCGCGCGCGCGATGTATCTCGGCACCTCGCTGTATCGCATTCACGGCTCCAACGAGCCATGGACGATCGGCACCAACGTCTCTTCGGGCTGCATCCGCATGCGCAATGAAGACGTCATCGATCTCTACGGCCGGGTCAGCGTCGGCGCCAAGGTGGTCGTGATCTGA
- a CDS encoding protein phosphatase CheZ: MTVRRKRFRIEETNFGSTPMPADVENESPMHREVMTELRAIRSQMGAPQRNAVSEQVSASADEKVAEAQAMLETYRLKIEQCEKLKIELDLIHDAITRTKQEIAVLHGKSFNGDEMAKVNGELGAVVGGTEEATQQILAAAEAIDNASTALGKVTSPDQHKQLLDDVQDSVVSIFEACNFQDLTGQRISKVMTTMKFIENHITEMMDIWGGVDAIKAHAPPIIDEREGDDRLLNGPRLNGDIGHASQDDIDAMFG; this comes from the coding sequence ATGACTGTTCGTCGCAAGCGTTTTCGCATTGAAGAAACCAATTTCGGCAGCACGCCGATGCCCGCCGACGTCGAGAACGAGTCGCCGATGCATCGCGAGGTGATGACAGAGCTGCGCGCGATCCGATCGCAAATGGGCGCCCCGCAGCGCAATGCCGTCTCCGAACAGGTCAGCGCCTCCGCCGACGAAAAGGTCGCCGAAGCACAGGCCATGCTTGAGACTTACCGCCTGAAGATCGAGCAGTGCGAGAAGCTCAAGATCGAGCTCGACCTGATCCATGACGCCATCACCCGTACCAAACAGGAGATTGCCGTGCTGCACGGCAAGAGCTTCAACGGCGACGAGATGGCCAAGGTCAACGGCGAACTCGGCGCCGTGGTCGGCGGCACCGAAGAGGCCACCCAGCAGATTCTCGCCGCGGCCGAAGCCATCGACAATGCCTCGACCGCACTCGGCAAGGTAACGTCCCCCGATCAGCACAAGCAGTTGCTCGACGACGTTCAGGACAGCGTCGTCTCGATCTTCGAGGCCTGCAACTTCCAGGACCTCACCGGCCAGCGCATCAGCAAGGTGATGACGACGATGAAGTTCATCGAAAACCACATCACGGAGATGATGGACATCTGGGGTGGCGTCGATGCCATCAAGGCACACGCCCCGCCAATCATCGACGAGCGCGAGGGCGACGACCGCCTGCTCAACGGCCCCAGGCTCAACGGCGACATCGGCCATGCCTCGCAGGACGATATCGACGCGATGTTCGGCTAG
- a CDS encoding co-chaperone GroES, with the protein MAKTKFRPLHDRVVVKRIDAETKTKGGIIIPDSAKEKPSEGQVVSVGPGGRDEAGKLIPIDIKVGDRVLFGKWSGTEIKLDGEELLIMKESDIMGVMN; encoded by the coding sequence ATGGCCAAGACCAAGTTCCGTCCGCTGCATGACCGTGTCGTCGTCAAGCGCATCGATGCCGAGACCAAGACCAAGGGCGGCATCATCATCCCCGACAGCGCCAAGGAAAAGCCCTCCGAGGGTCAGGTGGTGTCCGTCGGCCCCGGCGGTCGCGACGAGGCCGGCAAGCTGATCCCGATCGACATCAAGGTCGGCGACCGTGTGCTGTTCGGCAAATGGTCGGGCACCGAGATCAAGCTCGATGGCGAGGAGCTCCTGATCATGAAGGAGTCCGACATCATGGGCGTGATGAATTAA